One part of the Populus alba chromosome 18, ASM523922v2, whole genome shotgun sequence genome encodes these proteins:
- the LOC118034314 gene encoding uncharacterized protein, protein MPLYDCMLMLKPHVRKEALMDLVARVGKHVYSRNGVVTDIKSFGTVQLGYGIKKLDGRHYQGQLMQITMMATPNINKELHYLNKEDRLLRWLLVKHRDIKFGLEFMDEDDEDGDFDFSEFPRDSIFDNDNSDDYEDSSHDDDDDDFNQ, encoded by the exons ATGCCTCTTTATGACTGTATGCTTATGTTGAAACCTCATGTACGAAAGGAAGCATTGATGGACTTGGTTGCTCGAGTAGGCAAGCATGTTTATAGTAGAAATGGTGTTGTCACTGATATAAAGTCATTTGGCACTGTTCAACTGGGGTATGGTATTAAGAAGCTCGATGGTAGACATTATCAG GGCCAACTGATGCAAATAACAATGATGGCCACACCTAACATCAACAAGGAGCTGCATTACCTGAACAAGGAGGATCGCCTGCTGCGTTGGCTTCTTGTTAAACACCGGGACATAAAATTTGGGCTAGAATTCAtggatgaagatgatgaagatggCGATTTTGATTTCAGTGAATTCCCTCGGGACAGCATTTTTGACAACGACAACAGTGATGATTACGAAGACAGCAGCCatgatgacgacgacgacgacttCAACCAATAA